Proteins from a single region of Flavobacterium sp. YJ01:
- the corA gene encoding magnesium/cobalt transporter CorA, protein MRKIKYKKGRKLQHVTLEYTGTHKEHETEMQLFVYDDNDVVEYDKFTVLALNSCFDYTKNNWLNIHGLNDINLIKTIGTHFKLDDFLLADILNTTKRTKLEEQQNVLFFNIKSLLPSEYSDNISVEQISFILKEGILISFQEKRSDFFTHIRERLRTHAGIVRTKKVDYLLYLLLDAVMENFYITIEDEEDKIEELINLTKKGADPVILEKIENHRDNFNFLKRSIVPLRDSLYYLKTIKDDDENNGLIQKETFNFFIRLHQKSLELLEQIESDMSALESASNFYFSEQSRKMNEIMKTLTIISAIFIPLTFIVGVYGMNFENMPELKTENGYFVVMGIMFLLVIGLIVYFKKRRWF, encoded by the coding sequence ATGAGAAAGATCAAATACAAGAAAGGACGCAAGCTGCAGCATGTTACATTAGAATATACAGGAACGCACAAAGAGCATGAAACTGAGATGCAACTTTTTGTCTACGATGATAATGATGTTGTTGAGTATGATAAGTTTACAGTACTTGCCCTTAATTCTTGTTTTGATTACACTAAAAACAATTGGCTTAATATTCACGGTTTAAACGATATCAATCTGATAAAAACGATTGGAACTCATTTTAAGCTTGATGATTTCCTTCTTGCCGATATTTTAAATACAACTAAAAGAACGAAGTTAGAAGAACAGCAAAATGTTTTATTCTTCAATATAAAATCTCTTTTGCCTTCTGAATATTCAGATAATATTAGTGTAGAACAAATTAGTTTTATTCTAAAAGAAGGTATTCTGATTTCTTTTCAGGAAAAACGAAGTGATTTCTTTACACACATTCGCGAGCGTCTTCGCACGCATGCAGGAATTGTGAGAACCAAAAAAGTAGATTATCTCTTGTATTTGCTTTTAGACGCTGTGATGGAAAACTTCTACATTACCATTGAAGATGAAGAAGATAAAATAGAGGAATTAATCAATTTAACCAAAAAAGGAGCCGATCCTGTTATTTTAGAAAAAATTGAAAATCATAGGGATAACTTTAATTTTTTAAAACGTTCGATCGTGCCTTTGAGAGATTCGTTATATTATCTTAAAACAATTAAAGATGATGATGAAAATAACGGTCTTATACAAAAGGAAACGTTTAATTTTTTTATCAGACTGCATCAAAAGAGTCTGGAGCTTTTAGAACAAATTGAATCGGATATGAGTGCTTTAGAAAGTGCTTCAAATTTTTATTTTTCGGAGCAAAGCCGAAAAATGAATGAAATCATGAAAACGCTAACTATCATTTCGGCAATATTTATTCCATTAACTTTTATCGTTGGGGTTTACGGAATGAACTTTGAAAATATGCCAGAGCTCAAAACAGAAAACGGCTATTTTGTGGTTATGGGAATTATGTTTTTACTTGTAATAGGCTTAATTGTTTATTTCAAGAAAAGGCGTTGGTTTTAA
- a CDS encoding acetate kinase yields the protein MKILIINSGSSSIKYQLMVMPENEVICSGMIDRIGLETSNVTFKTAAASREETLPIPNHKVGLQKVANMLLDPEKGVIKSTSEIAAVGHRVVHGGSDFSDTVKIDEKVKAKIKQLFELAPLHNPANLEGINVAEEIFSSAEQIAVFDTAFHQTMPEVAYKYAIPNYLLTENKVRVYGFHGTSHKYVSEKAIGYLEKNSKIITIHLGNGCSMAAIKDGKCIDTSMGFSPSNGLIMGTRAGDIDQSVVFYMIKNLGYTPDEVNAVLLKQSGMLGLTGYSDLRDIEAEAEKGNKDCQLALHMNAYRIRKTIGSYTAALNGLDAIVFTAGIGENSSYMRNLICTDMDYFGIEIDKEKNQIRSKELREINSANAIVKVLVVPTDEEYEIANQVYQLLDN from the coding sequence ATGAAAATACTAATTATAAACTCAGGAAGTTCTTCAATTAAATATCAATTAATGGTAATGCCAGAAAACGAAGTAATTTGCTCGGGAATGATTGATAGAATTGGTTTAGAAACATCAAATGTTACTTTTAAAACAGCGGCAGCTTCGCGCGAAGAAACACTTCCAATCCCGAATCATAAAGTAGGTTTGCAGAAAGTAGCAAATATGCTTTTAGATCCTGAAAAAGGAGTAATTAAATCTACTTCAGAAATTGCGGCCGTTGGACATCGTGTAGTACATGGCGGAAGTGATTTTAGTGATACAGTAAAAATTGATGAGAAAGTAAAAGCAAAAATCAAACAACTTTTTGAATTGGCGCCTCTTCATAATCCAGCAAATCTGGAAGGAATTAACGTAGCGGAAGAAATTTTCAGTTCGGCAGAACAAATTGCAGTTTTTGATACCGCTTTTCATCAAACAATGCCAGAAGTAGCTTATAAATATGCTATTCCAAATTATCTTTTAACAGAAAATAAAGTTCGTGTTTATGGTTTTCATGGAACAAGTCATAAATATGTTTCTGAAAAAGCAATTGGTTATTTGGAAAAGAATTCCAAAATAATTACCATTCATTTAGGAAATGGCTGTAGTATGGCAGCTATTAAAGACGGAAAATGTATCGATACTTCGATGGGATTTTCGCCTTCAAATGGGTTAATTATGGGAACTCGCGCTGGAGATATTGACCAATCTGTAGTTTTTTATATGATTAAAAATTTAGGCTACACTCCAGATGAGGTAAATGCAGTTTTACTAAAACAAAGTGGTATGCTTGGACTTACAGGTTACAGCGATTTGCGTGATATTGAAGCAGAAGCAGAAAAAGGAAATAAAGATTGTCAACTAGCATTGCATATGAACGCTTACAGAATCAGAAAGACTATTGGTTCTTATACAGCTGCTCTTAACGGATTGGATGCTATTGTTTTCACAGCTGGAATTGGAGAAAATTCATCTTACATGCGAAACTTAATTTGTACAGATATGGATTATTTCGGAATCGAAATTGACAAAGAAAAAAATCAAATTCGTTCTAAAGAATTAAGAGAAATTAATTCAGCAAATGCAATTGTAAAAGTCTTAGTAGTTCCAACTGACGAAGAATATGAAATTGCAAATCAGGTTTATCAATTGCTTGATAATTAG
- the pta gene encoding phosphate acetyltransferase produces the protein MSKAIYIATSDHNSGKSIITLGLMSILIGKTAKVGYFRPIIEDFVDGEVDNHIETVLSYFNLDIQFEDAYAITKSRLIKKKNKGKIGEVLDTIIEKYKKLEERFDFVLVEGTSFTGEGTSIELDLNVLIAKNLGIPTIIVGSGVGKTLEELLDSLYLVYDSFKVKEVEVLSVFANKVQPENIELVTNSLKKTLPSNVLINTIPLISSLNNPTMQEIVNELNAKVLFGENYLNNEIGHYSVGAMQLHNYLVHLHDNALVITPGDRSDIILGALQANESANYPTISGIILTGNIVPEESILKLIEGLSAIVPIIAVDGGTYHITNKIGSIKSEIYANNTHKIETSIITFAKYVDNDALSERLITFEAEGMTPKMFQYNMVKRAKQHRKHIVLPEGNDDRIITAASRLLDMDVVDISIIGDKKQIESKVVELGITFDFSKVNIINPKESELYEDYANTYYELRKAKNVSITMARDLMEDVSYFGTMMVYKGHADGMVSGAAHTTQHTILPALQFIKTKPNSSVVSSVFFMCLEDRVSVFGDCAINPNPTAEQLAEIAISSAESSLAFGIEPKIAMLSYSSGSSGKGDEVDKVRTATAIVKEKRPDLKIEGPIQYDAAVDLTVGKSKMPDSEVAGQASVLIFPDLNTGNNTYKAVQRETGALAIGPMLQGLNKPVNDLSRGCTVDDIINTVVITAIQAQGM, from the coding sequence ATGAGTAAAGCAATATATATAGCCACTAGCGATCACAATAGTGGGAAATCAATTATCACGCTCGGTTTGATGAGTATTCTGATTGGTAAAACAGCCAAAGTAGGATATTTTAGACCTATAATTGAAGATTTTGTAGATGGCGAAGTGGATAATCATATTGAGACAGTATTGTCTTATTTTAACCTTGATATTCAGTTTGAAGATGCTTACGCAATTACCAAAAGCAGATTAATCAAGAAAAAGAATAAAGGAAAAATAGGAGAGGTCTTAGATACCATTATTGAAAAATATAAAAAGCTCGAAGAACGTTTTGACTTTGTTTTGGTTGAAGGAACAAGCTTTACGGGAGAAGGAACTTCTATTGAACTTGATTTAAATGTCCTGATTGCCAAAAACCTCGGAATTCCAACAATAATTGTCGGTTCGGGCGTTGGTAAAACTTTAGAAGAACTTTTAGACAGTTTGTATTTGGTTTACGATTCTTTCAAAGTAAAAGAAGTTGAAGTTTTATCAGTTTTTGCGAATAAAGTTCAGCCAGAAAATATCGAACTGGTTACAAATAGTCTTAAAAAGACTTTACCTTCAAATGTTTTAATTAATACGATTCCGCTGATTTCGAGTTTGAATAATCCGACGATGCAGGAAATTGTGAACGAATTGAATGCTAAGGTTTTATTTGGGGAAAACTATTTAAACAACGAGATTGGTCATTATAGTGTTGGAGCAATGCAACTTCATAATTATCTGGTTCATTTACATGACAATGCTTTGGTAATTACGCCTGGCGATCGTTCTGATATTATTTTAGGAGCTTTGCAAGCGAATGAATCGGCCAATTACCCAACAATTTCTGGAATTATTCTAACAGGAAATATTGTTCCTGAAGAAAGCATTTTGAAACTTATCGAAGGACTTTCTGCCATAGTTCCAATTATTGCCGTAGATGGTGGAACGTATCATATTACCAATAAAATTGGTTCAATTAAATCTGAGATTTACGCTAACAATACGCATAAAATTGAGACTTCTATAATTACGTTTGCAAAATATGTTGATAATGATGCTTTATCTGAACGATTAATCACTTTTGAAGCAGAAGGTATGACGCCGAAAATGTTTCAATATAACATGGTTAAAAGAGCTAAACAGCACAGAAAACATATTGTACTCCCAGAAGGAAATGACGATCGAATTATTACTGCGGCATCTCGATTGTTAGATATGGATGTGGTTGATATTTCTATTATTGGAGATAAAAAACAAATCGAAAGTAAGGTTGTAGAACTCGGAATTACATTTGATTTTTCTAAAGTAAATATCATCAATCCAAAAGAATCTGAACTTTACGAAGATTATGCCAATACCTATTACGAGCTTAGAAAAGCTAAAAACGTAAGTATTACAATGGCAAGAGATTTGATGGAAGACGTTTCGTATTTCGGAACGATGATGGTTTATAAAGGACATGCAGATGGAATGGTTTCTGGTGCAGCACATACTACGCAACATACAATTTTACCAGCACTGCAATTCATTAAAACAAAACCAAATTCATCTGTGGTTTCTTCTGTATTTTTTATGTGTTTAGAAGACCGAGTTTCTGTTTTTGGTGATTGTGCCATTAATCCAAACCCGACAGCAGAACAATTGGCAGAAATTGCCATTTCTTCTGCAGAATCAAGTTTAGCTTTCGGAATTGAACCTAAAATTGCGATGCTTTCTTATTCTTCTGGCTCATCAGGAAAAGGAGATGAAGTAGATAAAGTTAGAACGGCAACAGCAATCGTAAAAGAAAAAAGACCAGATTTAAAAATCGAAGGGCCAATTCAATACGATGCAGCGGTTGATTTAACTGTTGGAAAAAGCAAAATGCCAGATTCTGAAGTCGCAGGGCAGGCAAGTGTACTTATTTTTCCGGATTTAAATACAGGAAATAATACCTACAAAGCCGTTCAGAGAGAAACTGGAGCATTGGCAATTGGGCCAATGTTACAAGGTTTAAACAAGCCAGTAAACGATTTGAGCCGTGGTTGTACAGTAGATGACATCATTAATACAGTGGTAATTACAGCGATTCAAGCGCAAGGAATGTAA
- the traM gene encoding conjugative transposon protein TraM: MEHKTLLAREKKNRSMMLVLPLLVLPFITMLFWVLGGGKGTENPISTTEKKGFNMLLPNPKLKEDSSLDKMSYYDQASIDSIKLQEQKKKDPNYSVVAEDNDNLESKRFFDTDGVAWNDKQNGLKTDYLKPENEKKMYQKLEALKKAIAEPPKEYQSGQDFNEFQYQKMPHGESAELKNLEQLMAAMSAPSEPDPELAQLGGMLENILDIQHPERVQEKLRQNSKLQKGKVFSVNRKAEEQNLSSLQTNKVNYEQSANSFYSLDGEIKDEQNQNAVEAAVHETQTIVNGSIVKIRLASDVFINGVLIPKNSFVFGTASLKGERLEIKINTIKYQNSIFPVELSVFDIDGIKGIYIPGTINRDVAKASADGSMQSIGLAGVSDSWGAKAAGMGVEAAKSLLSRKVKLIKVAVKAGYKVLLYDEKEKNEQ, translated from the coding sequence ATGGAACATAAAACACTTTTAGCCAGAGAGAAAAAGAATCGCAGTATGATGCTGGTTCTTCCACTGCTTGTTCTTCCATTTATAACCATGCTGTTCTGGGTGCTTGGAGGAGGCAAAGGAACAGAAAATCCAATTTCAACAACTGAAAAAAAAGGATTTAATATGCTGCTTCCAAATCCAAAACTAAAGGAAGATTCCAGTTTGGATAAAATGAGCTATTATGACCAGGCATCAATTGATTCGATAAAACTGCAGGAACAAAAAAAGAAAGATCCTAATTATTCGGTTGTTGCGGAAGATAATGATAATCTTGAATCAAAACGTTTTTTTGATACGGATGGGGTTGCATGGAATGATAAACAAAACGGACTGAAAACAGACTATCTAAAACCAGAGAATGAAAAGAAGATGTACCAGAAACTTGAAGCGCTCAAGAAAGCTATTGCGGAGCCTCCAAAAGAATATCAGAGCGGTCAGGATTTTAATGAATTTCAGTACCAGAAAATGCCTCACGGTGAATCAGCCGAGTTGAAAAATCTTGAACAGCTCATGGCAGCCATGAGTGCGCCTTCTGAGCCTGATCCTGAACTTGCCCAGCTTGGCGGTATGCTGGAAAATATTCTGGATATCCAGCACCCAGAACGTGTACAGGAAAAACTGCGTCAGAACTCAAAGCTTCAAAAAGGAAAAGTTTTTTCAGTGAACAGAAAAGCTGAAGAGCAAAACCTGAGCTCTCTTCAGACCAACAAAGTAAATTATGAGCAGTCAGCAAATTCATTTTATTCGCTTGATGGTGAAATCAAAGATGAACAAAATCAGAACGCAGTTGAGGCAGCGGTTCATGAAACGCAGACGATTGTCAACGGTTCTATCGTAAAAATCAGACTTGCAAGTGACGTTTTTATCAATGGTGTACTAATTCCAAAAAACAGTTTCGTTTTTGGGACAGCGTCACTTAAGGGAGAAAGGCTTGAAATAAAGATCAATACCATAAAATACCAGAATTCCATTTTCCCGGTTGAACTATCCGTCTTTGATATAGACGGCATTAAAGGCATTTACATTCCTGGAACTATAAACAGGGATGTAGCAAAAGCATCCGCTGACGGGTCCATGCAGAGTATTGGACTGGCAGGAGTCAGTGATTCTTGGGGAGCCAAGGCGGCAGGAATGGGAGTGGAGGCAGCCAAATCACTTTTAAGCAGGAAAGTTAAGCTGATAAAAGTAGCAGTCAAGGCAGGTTACAAAGTGCTTCTCTACGATGAAAAAGAAAAGAATGAACAATAA
- the traN gene encoding conjugative transposon protein TraN yields MKNLKTLIITFIFLAGFSVSAQYDAKAEFNNIQLSYSKTTSILFPYAVKSLDVGSRDVLVQKAKGVENILLLKAGKQNFPQTNLTVVTSDGNLYSFILNFDDLCPTLNVDARLRIGEDKSLLFSLENENQKEIKEYALLALSKKNKVSGLGSKNAEIEFKVDGIFIHQDVMYFRVFLGNDSRINYDVDQLRFFIRDQKKSKRTAAQEIELTPLLCTGEFSRISDKSQTTVVFAISKFTIPEKKKFTMQVFEKNGGRNLVLNIKNRHLVNLEILGNL; encoded by the coding sequence ATGAAAAATTTAAAGACACTAATTATCACATTTATTTTTCTGGCTGGTTTTTCAGTTTCTGCACAGTATGATGCTAAAGCCGAATTTAATAATATACAGCTTAGCTATTCAAAAACCACCAGCATTTTATTTCCGTACGCGGTAAAAAGCCTGGATGTCGGAAGCCGTGATGTTCTGGTGCAGAAAGCTAAAGGAGTGGAAAATATACTGCTTCTTAAAGCTGGAAAGCAGAATTTTCCGCAGACTAACCTGACTGTTGTAACATCTGACGGCAATCTTTACAGTTTCATTTTAAATTTTGATGATCTGTGTCCAACATTAAATGTGGATGCACGATTACGAATTGGCGAGGATAAATCGCTGCTGTTTTCCCTTGAGAACGAAAACCAGAAAGAAATAAAAGAATATGCCCTGCTTGCTTTATCCAAGAAAAATAAGGTAAGCGGACTGGGCTCAAAAAATGCAGAAATTGAATTTAAGGTTGACGGCATTTTTATTCATCAGGACGTGATGTATTTCAGAGTGTTTTTAGGGAATGATTCCAGAATTAATTACGATGTGGATCAGCTTCGTTTTTTTATCCGAGACCAGAAAAAATCCAAAAGAACTGCAGCTCAGGAAATAGAACTGACACCGCTTTTATGCACCGGAGAATTTAGCAGGATTTCCGACAAATCACAAACTACAGTAGTATTTGCGATATCTAAATTTACGATACCGGAAAAGAAGAAATTCACAATGCAGGTCTTTGAGAAAAATGGAGGCAGGAATCTTGTACTTAATATAAAAAACAGGCACCTGGTAAATCTTGAAATACTGGGTAACTTATAA
- a CDS encoding histidine kinase: MKSILLKSLFFFFIALQLQAQELLPFVENYSKSDYQGDNQIWNVVQGKDDAMYFANNHYLLRYDGVKWEKYTLPNKTIIRSILIEGDKIYSGSYKEFGYWYRKDGTMHYVSITKNLRLFDEKDNEEIWKIFRFNGSLYFQSFNDVFIYNGKSIKKIKFPFLISYCFAVDQNLYVASVQDGIFRMKDKHIANPKGWDVLKKTVVHAIEKYQNKTYIFTQKKGVFVVDQNRLKSWDNPINEMLKSATINVARFIKGEKLIVGTGNRGIIILDLKTNSYKNIERDNVLMNNSVLSLGFDKEDDLWVGLDNGIAHVEVNSPISFFYDNSGILGSVYAVATINKGYLIASNHGIFEYSAGKFNMMSNTQGQGWNISLIEGKYIIGHNDGTFSYENNTLTKINGVSGGWNMSKSSINNTYFQSTYSGILVYDDPSNLSHYKIIKDLAKPIKYVAQNKKNEIWAADNYRGLYRVLLDDNYNTLKVENVTQQSKIKNDFGIKIFEFRKEILFLINNVWYTYNSISNKLEENDLFNASFKNVTDIVSIDEDHFMVLQNGILYHIYAEGNKFIWNIIQEKYYKGKLINENLRIFKTANDYLFNLDDGFISLKLQYENKQNSKVELEAFSNDVLIPNESKIKFNTELKINVISGIYGASKPNLFYKLDKSKEFVPISDGLIILNNLSSGYHSVQIFKHDGATYDKVLSYKFKVAEPWYFSFWMILLYLLIIGAVLFFYYKWNKLRYMQKLKLQAEELKHQREILEMELKKENELNIQEYEKHILELELQTKSSEVAGKSLSIAKQTEMIDKIQTILETEKDFSKLKNEIKKAIKINEVNKHEWEIFETNLNQIHNEFIINLSKKYPHLTPKDIKLCVYLKMNLSSKEIAPMMNISFRGVELHRYRLRKKLNLTQDENLSKFLLTL, translated from the coding sequence TTGAAATCGATACTTTTAAAATCTCTTTTCTTCTTTTTCATTGCTTTACAGCTTCAAGCACAAGAATTACTTCCATTTGTCGAAAATTACAGCAAATCAGATTATCAAGGTGATAATCAAATTTGGAATGTCGTGCAAGGAAAAGATGATGCCATGTACTTTGCCAATAATCATTATTTACTTCGTTACGATGGAGTAAAATGGGAAAAATATACACTTCCAAACAAAACTATTATTCGCTCAATTTTAATTGAAGGCGATAAAATCTATTCAGGTTCTTATAAAGAATTTGGTTATTGGTATAGAAAAGATGGAACAATGCATTATGTTTCGATAACTAAAAATCTAAGATTGTTTGATGAAAAAGATAATGAAGAAATCTGGAAAATTTTCAGATTTAATGGTTCGTTATATTTTCAATCTTTCAATGATGTTTTTATTTATAACGGAAAATCAATTAAGAAAATTAAATTTCCGTTTCTTATTTCATACTGTTTTGCAGTAGATCAAAATTTATATGTTGCTTCTGTTCAAGATGGAATTTTTAGAATGAAAGATAAACACATTGCCAATCCAAAAGGTTGGGATGTATTAAAAAAGACTGTTGTCCATGCTATCGAAAAATATCAGAACAAAACATACATTTTTACACAGAAAAAAGGTGTTTTTGTTGTGGATCAAAATCGTTTAAAAAGTTGGGACAATCCGATAAATGAGATGCTAAAATCTGCAACAATAAATGTTGCAAGATTTATTAAAGGAGAAAAACTGATTGTCGGAACTGGAAATCGCGGTATTATCATTTTAGATTTAAAAACCAATTCTTATAAAAACATCGAACGTGACAATGTTTTAATGAATAACTCGGTTTTGAGTTTAGGATTTGATAAGGAAGATGATCTTTGGGTTGGTCTCGATAATGGTATCGCGCATGTTGAGGTCAATTCTCCAATTTCTTTCTTTTATGACAATTCGGGTATTTTAGGCTCTGTTTATGCCGTTGCAACAATTAATAAAGGCTATTTGATTGCTTCAAATCATGGTATTTTCGAATATAGTGCCGGAAAATTTAATATGATGTCTAATACGCAAGGGCAGGGTTGGAATATTTCACTAATTGAAGGAAAATATATAATAGGTCATAATGATGGTACATTTTCATATGAGAATAATACTTTAACTAAAATCAATGGAGTTAGTGGTGGTTGGAATATGTCAAAAAGTAGCATAAACAATACTTATTTTCAATCTACTTACAGCGGTATTTTAGTTTACGATGATCCTTCCAATTTGTCTCATTATAAAATAATTAAGGATCTTGCAAAGCCTATTAAATATGTTGCCCAGAATAAAAAGAATGAAATTTGGGCAGCAGACAATTATCGTGGATTGTATCGTGTTTTATTAGATGATAATTATAATACTTTAAAAGTTGAAAATGTTACGCAACAAAGTAAAATCAAAAACGATTTTGGAATAAAGATTTTTGAGTTTAGAAAAGAAATTCTCTTTCTAATTAATAATGTTTGGTATACTTATAATTCAATTTCTAATAAACTAGAAGAAAATGATTTATTTAATGCAAGTTTTAAAAATGTAACAGATATCGTTTCTATAGATGAGGATCATTTTATGGTTTTACAAAACGGAATCTTATATCATATTTATGCAGAAGGCAACAAATTTATTTGGAATATTATTCAGGAAAAATATTATAAGGGAAAATTGATCAATGAAAATTTGAGAATTTTTAAAACAGCAAATGATTATTTGTTTAATCTCGATGACGGATTTATTTCTTTAAAACTTCAGTATGAAAATAAGCAAAATTCGAAAGTTGAATTAGAAGCTTTTAGTAATGATGTTTTAATTCCGAATGAATCAAAAATAAAATTCAATACCGAATTAAAGATTAATGTTATTTCTGGAATTTATGGAGCTAGTAAGCCTAATTTGTTTTATAAACTAGATAAGAGTAAAGAATTTGTTCCAATTTCTGATGGATTAATAATTTTGAACAATTTAAGTAGCGGTTATCATTCGGTACAGATATTTAAACACGATGGTGCAACTTACGACAAAGTTTTATCTTATAAGTTTAAAGTTGCCGAACCTTGGTATTTTTCTTTTTGGATGATCCTTCTTTATTTGCTAATTATTGGTGCCGTTTTATTCTTTTACTATAAATGGAATAAACTTCGTTATATGCAAAAATTAAAACTACAGGCAGAAGAATTAAAACATCAGAGAGAGATTCTAGAAATGGAATTGAAAAAAGAGAATGAACTTAATATTCAGGAATACGAAAAACATATTTTAGAACTAGAACTGCAAACAAAATCTTCTGAGGTCGCTGGTAAATCATTGTCAATTGCCAAACAAACAGAGATGATTGATAAAATTCAGACAATTTTAGAAACTGAGAAAGATTTCAGCAAACTTAAAAACGAAATCAAAAAAGCTATAAAGATTAATGAAGTGAATAAACACGAGTGGGAAATATTTGAAACCAATTTAAATCAAATTCACAACGAGTTTATTATTAATCTTTCTAAGAAATATCCGCACTTGACTCCAAAAGATATTAAATTATGCGTTTATCTTAAAATGAACCTGTCTTCTAAGGAAATTGCACCTATGATGAACATCTCTTTTAGAGGTGTAGAACTGCATAGATATCGTCTAAGAAAGAAATTAAACCTCACTCAAGACGAAAACTTGTCGAAATTTTTATTAACTCTGTAA
- a CDS encoding site-specific integrase, giving the protein MLENSFGLVFFLKIPRKESKIRTVYFRITVDGIPKEASTKRKWDITRWDQKGERAVGTKEDAKSLNFFLDSLTIKINEIKTEMMYSGKSISAEKIMDQILGRTAPKIKVLEEFQKHNDEMKALLGKGYAKGTLDRFTITKNHLTAFIQFKFKNEDVEFADLNLEFVKDFEFYLRTVRDCSNNTTLKYIANFKKIVIRAIDKELITKDPFKNFKGRKTKLVKKPLTTQELYELERHYFTTDRLNVVRDVFVFQCYTGLAYIDAYQLKKTDIKEGIDGNLWIMSERQKTNSTTNVPLLPQALKIIEKYKDHKLCIQRGTVLPVSSNQKMNEYLKEIAILCGFPFTLNTHIARRTFGSTVTLNNNVPINVVKELLGHASVKQTEAYAITEQATIGREMSLLNRKLNKTEKKISKPDLAVLSRLEKEIQAIKKKYNISS; this is encoded by the coding sequence ATGTTAGAAAACAGTTTTGGGTTAGTTTTCTTTTTGAAAATACCCCGCAAAGAGAGTAAAATTAGAACGGTTTATTTCAGAATAACCGTAGACGGCATTCCAAAAGAAGCATCGACAAAGAGAAAATGGGACATTACGCGATGGGACCAAAAGGGAGAACGCGCAGTGGGAACTAAAGAGGATGCTAAATCTTTAAACTTCTTCCTAGATTCATTGACTATTAAAATCAATGAAATCAAAACAGAAATGATGTACAGCGGTAAATCAATTAGTGCTGAAAAAATCATGGATCAAATTCTCGGACGAACAGCACCAAAGATTAAGGTGCTGGAAGAATTTCAAAAACACAACGATGAAATGAAGGCGCTTCTGGGAAAAGGTTATGCAAAAGGCACTCTTGACAGGTTTACAATTACTAAAAACCATTTGACAGCTTTTATTCAATTCAAGTTTAAAAATGAGGATGTTGAATTTGCGGATTTGAATCTTGAGTTTGTCAAGGACTTTGAGTTTTATCTTAGAACAGTGCGCGACTGCAGCAATAACACTACACTAAAATACATTGCAAATTTCAAAAAGATTGTAATCCGCGCGATTGATAAGGAATTAATCACAAAGGATCCTTTTAAGAACTTTAAGGGGCGAAAAACAAAACTGGTAAAGAAACCGCTTACCACTCAGGAACTGTATGAACTGGAAAGGCACTATTTTACCACTGACAGGCTTAATGTTGTCAGGGACGTATTTGTATTCCAATGTTACACTGGACTTGCTTACATAGATGCTTACCAGCTAAAGAAAACTGATATCAAAGAAGGCATCGATGGAAACCTTTGGATTATGTCTGAAAGACAGAAAACTAATTCTACGACTAATGTTCCGCTGCTCCCTCAGGCGCTAAAAATCATCGAGAAATATAAAGATCATAAGCTGTGCATTCAACGCGGAACGGTGCTACCAGTTTCATCCAACCAGAAGATGAATGAATACCTTAAAGAGATTGCAATTCTCTGCGGGTTTCCATTTACATTAAATACACACATTGCACGCCGTACTTTTGGAAGCACTGTAACATTAAATAATAATGTTCCAATAAATGTAGTAAAAGAACTGCTTGGGCACGCCTCAGTAAAGCAGACCGAAGCGTATGCTATAACCGAACAAGCTACAATTGGACGCGAAATGTCACTCCTGAATAGAAAACTCAACAAAACTGAGAAGAAAATATCTAAACCAGACTTAGCTGTTCTCAGTAGACTGGAAAAAGAAATCCAGGCAATCAAGAAAAAATACAACATTTCTTCTTGA